Below is a genomic region from Xylanibacillus composti.
CTCCAACCGAAGGTGATCGTGGCGGAAAACGTCAAGGGCATGATCGTTGGCAAGGCTCGTGGGTTCGTCAGCCTGATATTATCAAGGTTCCGAGAGATCGGGTACAGGGTGCAACTGTTCCTTCTTAACTCGGCCACAATGGGCGTTCCGCAGAAGAGGGAGCGTCTCTTTTTTATCGCGGCTCGGAATGATCAGCCGTTCCCGGCGCTGAAACTTGAATTTAATGAGCAACCGGTGCTGTATGGCGAAATTCGTAGTGGGGAAGGGAAAAAGATCAATCCCGATTCAGCGACATACGAACGTTGGCAGAAGAAACGCCCGTCTGATCTCAATATGGGGGATGTGACTGAGCGAGAGGAAGGCAAGACGAGCAACTTTAATACGATATTGCTAAAAGACCAAAAGGTCGCGAACACGCTTGCCAGTTCGTCGGTTTTTCTTCGCGTCGATGTACCCCAACACATAAGTGAAAGGGATGCGATCCGAATACAGACGTTCCCTGCAGACTATGATTTTCTGGATACAGATGTCCAATATGTATGCGGTATGAGCGTTCCGCCGCTGATGATGCAACGGATCGCTGAGCAAATCCACTTGCAGTGGTTCAAGTAATAAAAAGAGAGGCGCGCTAACGCCTCTCCGCAACCAGGGAACACCCCGGCCGAGATCATGCACTGCCGTGGCCACGGTTATGCGAACGCATGATCTCATATCCATATTACTGGATGGCGGGGTGTTTCGCAATGGAAAAATCGAACGAATGTTCGAAAGATGATCTGTTGTTGCAGCATGAGCTTGAGATTGCACAAGGCATCATGGAGAGCAAGGAACAGTACCGCAAGATCATCAAGGCTGCGGTGGCTCGTTGGGTGAAGGATTTTCAGGACAATCGGATTGAAATACAGACCGTTGATGACCTGCGGAAACTGATAGAGTTAGATATTGAGCTGCAGAAGGATGAGACTTCTTGAGTGTTGTAATTTTTTATTTTTAACCGGGAAGTTAGGAGGAGGTCCTCCCTACCCCCGGTCAGATATATTGCTATCTGACCATCATGAATGTAATACCTACCCCCAAGAGCTTGATGGAGAAATAGATAACTTTCATGAGGTCCACCATCCTTATTCAATTTTGTTTCGATAACAATGTATGCGGCATGCCTTAAACCTATGACCTGTGGAGGTGGTGATATGTAGTGGCGAGAGCTCGTGATCCGAACAGGGATAAAGCCAAAGAGATCTGGCTCCAGCATGGTGGCCAGATCACAAATCGCCGAATAGCTGAGTTGCTTGGCGTCGATGAGAAGAAGGTAGCTGTCTGGAAACAACGTGATAAATGGAATGTTGTACAACAATCAGATTCGAATGTTGTACAACAAAAAAAGAAAGGTGCGCCGAAGGGTAACAAGAACGCCGTAGGCAACAAAGGCGGCGCCCCGAAGGGCAATCAGAATGCCAAGGGGAACCGTGGTGGCAAGGGCGGGCCGCCAGGTAACAAGAAGGCCGTTCGAACCGGTGAGCATGAGACGATTTGGTGGGATACGCTTGACGAGGACGAGCAGGGGCTGCTGGCCGACATCGACACGGATCCTGTCGCGCAGGCAAACGAGACGATTACGTTGCTGACGATTCGGGAGCGGCGCATGCTGCTACGTATACAGCGGCTCACGGCCGGGCTTACCGAAAGTCAGAAGCGAACATTGCAGCAACTGCGGACAAAGAAGGAAGCTGTTCCTCTACACGACGAGCGGACTGGTCAAACGAGAACGATCATCAACGCCCGGGATGAACTGGTTACGACCGAGATTGAGGAGACGAAATATCGGGCCATCGAAGACATTCTTCGCATTGAGGAAGCCCTGACACGAGTCCAAGATAAGAAATTGAAGGCTATTGAATTGAAGAACAAACTTATCGCAGTGGATGAGGAAAAGGAAGCTCGCACGGCCATCCTGCAGATCGAGTTGCAGCAACTCCAAGGTGGCGCCGGCGCGACACAAAGTTGGACAGATGCGCTTAAGAAGATCGCAGAGCGGCGCAAAGCTCGGGTGAACAGCGATGAATAGCCTGCCACATAACGTTGTCGCTGACCTGATCAATTTGCTGGACATATACTGGGACGATCCAGTGGCTTTCTCGCAGGATATGCTTGGATTTGATCCGGATGACTGGCAGCGGGCGGTCATGATGGACGTGGCTCAGCACCGGCTTACAAGCGTCCGATCCGGTCAGGGTGTTGGGAAGACAGGTGTGGAGGCGACGCTTGCTGTCTGGTTTTTGTGCTGCCGCCCAAATGCTCGCGTTGTTTGCACGGCACCGACCAAGCAGCAGCTGAATGACGTACTATGGGCTGAGGTGGCCAAGTGGCTCGAAACATCCATGGTGAAAAACCTGTTAAAATGGACAAAGACGAAGGTCTATATGGTGGGCCATGAAGAGAGATGGTTTGCTACGGCCAGGACGGCCAACAAACCAGAGAACATGCAGGGTTTTCACGAAGACCACATGCTTTTTATCGTTGACGAGGCATCGGGTGTCGCAGATTCGATTATGGAAGCGATCCTGGGTACACTGTCCGGTGAAGATAACAAATTATTGATGTGCGGGAACCCCACTCGAACGAGCGGGGTTTTTTATGATTCCCACAACCGCGATCGGGCCCGTTTCCGAACACACAAGGTGGACAGTCGAGACAGCAGCCGGACAAGCCGCGAAAACATCCAGATGTTGATCGACAAGTACGGCGCCGAAAGTGACGTCGTGCGTGTTCGGGTATATGGAGAGTTCCCCAAGGCCGAGGCGGATGCCTTCATCCCTTTGGAGTTGGCCGAACTGGCCGCGAGATCGAATGTGCAGCCTAAGGATACAGTGCTGCATCTAGGTGTTGACGTGGCACGTTTTGGTGATGACGAGACGGTGATCGCCCCGCGCATCGGTGGCAAGGTGTTCAAACTCAAAGCATACAACAAGCAGGACACCATGGTTACAGCCGGCTGGGTCATTTCGATCGGCAAGCGAATGTTGCGGGAGCACTCGCAGCTGCGCACGGTTGAGATTAAGGTTGATGACAGCGGTGTCGGCGGCGGGGTGACTGATCGATTGAAAGAGGTTATTCGGGAGGAAGGCTTGCAGGGCTGGGAAGTGTTCCCGATCAATAATGGATCTTCTTCGAGTCGGGACGGGAAAGAGCATTACGAGAACCTGGGAACGGAAACGTGGGCAATTCTCCGCGATATCATGCAGGAATCTTTTTCGAAGCACATTCAAGGGAAGCCTGATGAGATTGAGTTGCCGAACGACGAGCGCTTGATTACGCAAATAACGCAGCGGAAGTACCGCATGACATCGAAAGGCAAGATTGCGCTTGAACGAAAGGAAGATATGAAAAAACGCGGGCTGGATTCCCCGGATAGGGCGGATGCAGTCGTATTGTCGTTCGCGCCAGGCAGAAGATCCGGCGTATACTTCCCGGGACAACGAAAGAGGTGATGGTTATGTCATTATTATTCCCGGAAGATCAGCAAATTGAAATTACGGAGATTATCGTCCGGGGTGCGAAAACAGCAGCATCGTTGGAAGACATCATCAACATTGAACTGACTGAATGGTGGGCGAGTGAAAAACTGGCCTGGATGAATATCGGTGATCGTTACTACCGGGTCAAGAACGACATTCTCGATAGAAAGCGAACCTCGATTGACGATCAGGGGAAAAGGGTTCCTGTAGAGAACTTGGCCAATAACAGGTTGGCGAATGGCTTTGT
It encodes:
- a CDS encoding AAA family ATPase, translated to MPHNVVADLINLLDIYWDDPVAFSQDMLGFDPDDWQRAVMMDVAQHRLTSVRSGQGVGKTGVEATLAVWFLCCRPNARVVCTAPTKQQLNDVLWAEVAKWLETSMVKNLLKWTKTKVYMVGHEERWFATARTANKPENMQGFHEDHMLFIVDEASGVADSIMEAILGTLSGEDNKLLMCGNPTRTSGVFYDSHNRDRARFRTHKVDSRDSSRTSRENIQMLIDKYGAESDVVRVRVYGEFPKAEADAFIPLELAELAARSNVQPKDTVLHLGVDVARFGDDETVIAPRIGGKVFKLKAYNKQDTMVTAGWVISIGKRMLREHSQLRTVEIKVDDSGVGGGVTDRLKEVIREEGLQGWEVFPINNGSSSSRDGKEHYENLGTETWAILRDIMQESFSKHIQGKPDEIELPNDERLITQITQRKYRMTSKGKIALERKEDMKKRGLDSPDRADAVVLSFAPGRRSGVYFPGQRKR
- a CDS encoding DNA cytosine methyltransferase: MTRPAWDWRLSDLASVPQNGLTVFSCFACGGGSTMGYKLAGYTVLGNVEIDPQMMRIYQQNHSPRFTFLMPIQEFKLLPDSELPPELFNLDILDGSPPCSVFSTAGAREDKWGAEFAFREGQAVQRLDDLFFDFLDVAEKLQPKVIVAENVKGMIVGKARGFVSLILSRFREIGYRVQLFLLNSATMGVPQKRERLFFIAARNDQPFPALKLEFNEQPVLYGEIRSGEGKKINPDSATYERWQKKRPSDLNMGDVTEREEGKTSNFNTILLKDQKVANTLASSSVFLRVDVPQHISERDAIRIQTFPADYDFLDTDVQYVCGMSVPPLMMQRIAEQIHLQWFK
- a CDS encoding phage terminase small subunit-related protein, which translates into the protein MARARDPNRDKAKEIWLQHGGQITNRRIAELLGVDEKKVAVWKQRDKWNVVQQSDSNVVQQKKKGAPKGNKNAVGNKGGAPKGNQNAKGNRGGKGGPPGNKKAVRTGEHETIWWDTLDEDEQGLLADIDTDPVAQANETITLLTIRERRMLLRIQRLTAGLTESQKRTLQQLRTKKEAVPLHDERTGQTRTIINARDELVTTEIEETKYRAIEDILRIEEALTRVQDKKLKAIELKNKLIAVDEEKEARTAILQIELQQLQGGAGATQSWTDALKKIAERRKARVNSDE